A DNA window from Aureibaculum sp. 2308TA14-22 contains the following coding sequences:
- a CDS encoding MBL fold metallo-hydrolase, with the protein MRKITFIFILISLFSCNKKQEKTDTAPNPTDPYILVLGTAQDAGYPQIACQKECCERVAKNTELKRFVSSIALVDSVSNESWIFDATPDFTAQTQLLSAHLKDKPLPDGIFLTHGHMGHYTGLMFLGREALGAKNMPVYVMPKMKTYLTKNGPWSQLVKLNNIDLKPLQEDSIIELNERISVTPIQVPHRDEFTETVGFIINNQKKKALFIPDIDKWEKWDRNIVDYIKEVDIALLDATFFKDGEINRDMNEVPHPFVEESMTLLENLSEKDKNKVHFIHFNHTNPLLINGSKAQKTVIEKGFNTAKQGMTIDL; encoded by the coding sequence ATGAGAAAAATCACCTTTATTTTTATTCTGATTTCTCTTTTTTCTTGTAATAAGAAACAAGAAAAAACGGATACTGCACCCAATCCAACTGATCCCTACATTTTAGTTTTAGGTACTGCCCAAGATGCCGGCTATCCACAAATTGCCTGTCAAAAAGAATGTTGCGAACGTGTTGCTAAAAACACTGAATTGAAAAGGTTTGTAAGTTCAATTGCATTGGTAGATTCTGTTTCTAATGAAAGTTGGATTTTTGATGCTACGCCTGATTTTACCGCTCAAACTCAGCTATTATCGGCACATTTAAAAGATAAACCATTGCCTGACGGTATTTTCTTAACCCACGGACATATGGGCCATTATACGGGACTGATGTTTTTAGGAAGAGAAGCACTTGGAGCAAAAAATATGCCTGTGTATGTCATGCCCAAAATGAAAACTTATTTGACCAAAAATGGTCCATGGAGCCAATTGGTAAAGCTAAATAATATTGATTTAAAACCTTTGCAAGAGGACTCAATTATTGAATTAAACGAACGAATTTCTGTAACACCTATTCAAGTCCCGCATCGAGATGAATTTACTGAAACGGTTGGGTTTATTATCAATAATCAAAAGAAAAAAGCCTTGTTTATTCCAGATATTGATAAATGGGAAAAATGGGATAGAAATATTGTCGATTACATTAAAGAAGTTGATATTGCCTTGTTAGATGCTACTTTTTTTAAAGATGGCGAAATTAATAGGGATATGAACGAAGTTCCGCATCCTTTTGTGGAAGAAAGTATGACATTGTTGGAAAACTTATCAGAAAAAGATAAAAATAAAGTTCACTTTATCCATTTTAACCACACCAATCCGTTGCTAATTAACGGAAGTAAAGCTCAAAAAACAGTAATTGAAAAAGGTTTTAATACAGCCAAACAGGGTATGACTATAGATTTATAA
- a CDS encoding TPM domain-containing protein — MHKTKSIYFHFIVFAIFLLSFSFEGYCQEIPEKKHPDKAVQDYINLLSEDEQRLLNIKLKNYADTTSTGIAIAIRNDIKDDINFYAAKMLTEWGLGQAEEDNGILLVLDTNQRKIAISTGYGVEHLLTDALSKRIITNIITPQFKQGNFYSGLDKGTSAIIQIMNGEYKGSPQRSNDGGDGIPFVFIILFLIILFIILSNRNKRNRGNKGNRGNRRDDVARSILEAIILSRSGRGGFGGGGGFGGSSGGGSFGGGGFGGFGGGMGGGGGASGSW, encoded by the coding sequence ATGCACAAAACTAAATCCATATATTTTCATTTTATAGTTTTCGCTATTTTTTTATTGAGCTTTAGTTTTGAAGGTTATTGTCAAGAAATTCCTGAGAAGAAGCATCCAGATAAAGCAGTTCAAGATTACATAAACTTATTATCTGAGGATGAGCAGCGATTATTAAATATAAAACTAAAAAATTATGCCGATACTACTTCTACTGGAATAGCTATAGCAATAAGAAACGATATTAAAGATGATATCAACTTTTATGCGGCAAAAATGCTAACTGAGTGGGGATTGGGACAAGCAGAAGAAGACAATGGTATTTTGTTGGTTTTGGACACAAATCAACGAAAGATAGCGATATCTACGGGGTATGGTGTTGAACATTTATTAACAGATGCTCTTTCTAAAAGGATAATAACTAATATCATTACTCCTCAATTTAAGCAAGGTAATTTTTACAGTGGTTTAGATAAAGGTACATCTGCTATAATTCAAATTATGAATGGTGAGTATAAAGGCTCACCACAACGGAGTAATGATGGTGGAGATGGTATCCCTTTTGTCTTTATCATACTTTTTCTGATTATTCTATTTATTATTCTTTCCAATCGCAATAAAAGAAACCGTGGTAATAAAGGAAACCGTGGCAATAGAAGAGATGACGTTGCACGTTCTATTTTAGAAGCTATTATCTTGAGTCGTTCTGGTCGTGGAGGATTTGGTGGTGGTGGAGGCTTTGGCGGTAGTTCTGGAGGAGGAAGTTTTGGTGGCGGCGGATTTGGCGGATTTGGCGGTGGTATGGGCGGAGGAGGCGGTGCTTCTGGAAGTTGGTAA